Proteins from one Nitrospirota bacterium genomic window:
- a CDS encoding DUF5615 family PIN-like protein → MTNPIKFYMDEHVSNTVSQGLLRRGVDVLTTQEAGLLSVSDKEHLKYAAGAGRVMFTQDADFLRLHSEGFPHQGIVYAPQQAPVSHIIRGLMLIFDILSPDDMVNHVEFL, encoded by the coding sequence GTGACTAATCCCATTAAGTTCTACATGGATGAACATGTTTCCAATACGGTCTCTCAGGGGTTGCTGCGTCGGGGAGTAGATGTATTAACCACCCAGGAAGCAGGGCTTCTGTCGGTTAGCGATAAGGAGCATCTGAAATATGCAGCCGGGGCTGGTCGTGTCATGTTCACCCAGGATGCTGACTTCCTTCGCCTCCATTCTGAGGGGTTTCCTCATCAGGGAATTGTTTATGCACCTCAACAGGCACCTGTCAGTCATATAATTCGTGGTTTGATGCTTATCTTCGATATTCTCAGCCCAGATGATATGGTTAATCATGTAGAGTTTTTATAA
- a CDS encoding DUF433 domain-containing protein → MKDALMQHIEVTSGVAGGKPHIAGHRITVQDIVIWHERIGKSADEIASGYGLTLSDIYAALTYYYDNRREIDEAIQADEEFVAGLRRQIRSKLKDKTGD, encoded by the coding sequence ATGAAAGATGCTTTAATGCAACATATTGAGGTAACTTCGGGAGTTGCGGGAGGCAAGCCTCACATTGCAGGTCATCGTATTACAGTTCAGGATATAGTTATTTGGCACGAACGTATAGGGAAAAGTGCAGATGAAATTGCTTCTGGATATGGCCTCACATTATCAGATATATACGCTGCATTGACATATTATTATGACAACCGCAGGGAAATAGATGAAGCCATACAGGCCGATGAAGAATTTGTTGCCGGATTGCGCCGTCAAATACGCTCCAAATTGAAAGACAAAACGGGTGACTAA